In Streptomyces nodosus, one DNA window encodes the following:
- a CDS encoding CU044_2847 family protein, with protein MSDELVRFELGEGSAGVYVELAEDDSGVERVRRRSGARSDAVDGFENGLDQIRDVAARTLRRITSMPAAPSTVELEFGVKFSVEAGAVIARTGVEGHLKVKVVWENAALRRRAGQDEDDEDDEDDEDDEGGETTGAGDATGAAHATGNSAGAGTGV; from the coding sequence ATGTCCGACGAGCTGGTGCGGTTCGAGCTGGGGGAGGGCTCGGCCGGGGTCTATGTGGAACTGGCGGAGGACGACTCCGGGGTGGAACGGGTACGGCGGCGCAGCGGCGCGCGGTCGGACGCGGTGGACGGGTTCGAGAACGGCCTGGACCAGATCCGTGACGTGGCGGCCCGCACACTGCGGCGGATCACCTCGATGCCGGCCGCACCGTCGACGGTGGAGCTGGAGTTCGGGGTGAAGTTCAGCGTGGAGGCGGGCGCGGTCATCGCCCGGACCGGCGTCGAGGGGCACCTGAAGGTGAAGGTGGTCTGGGAGAACGCCGCTCTGCGACGGCGGGCGGGGCAGGACGAGGACGACGAGGACGACGAGGACGACGAGGACGACGAGGGCGGTGAGACGACCGGGGCGGGGGACGCCACCGGGGCGGCGCACGCGACCGGAAACAGCGCCGGAGCCGGCACCGGAGTCTGA
- a CDS encoding vWA domain-containing protein: protein MSGYQNYINHVALVLDASSSMSHLSRKVVEVADQQIAYLARRSRELDQETRVTVYVFADTVECVIYDKDVLRMPSLKQLYRVGGMTALLAAALKSQRELAQTAQLYGDHSFLTFVLTDGQENASHRSPDAPTRDQRGLVKAVAEMIETQQDNWTLAVLVPDQMGKREAMQCGFPRDNIAIWDATSTRGLEEAGQVIRQATENFMVGRTQGIRGSRAVFSTGADTVNKDTIKAAGLTPVNPSAYQLIPVARDAAIRDWVIECGHTYRTGGAFYQLSKSEKIQARKQIAVLEKKSDRVYTGPEARAMLGLPDVEIRVKPDHNDDFTIFVQSTSVNRKLVPNTRLLLML, encoded by the coding sequence ATGTCCGGATACCAGAACTACATCAATCACGTCGCTCTTGTGCTGGACGCCAGTTCGTCCATGTCGCATCTGAGCCGCAAGGTCGTCGAAGTCGCCGACCAGCAGATCGCCTACCTTGCCCGCCGGTCCAGGGAGCTGGACCAGGAGACCCGCGTCACGGTGTACGTCTTCGCGGACACGGTGGAGTGCGTCATCTACGACAAGGACGTGCTGCGGATGCCGTCGCTGAAGCAGCTGTACCGGGTCGGTGGAATGACGGCTCTGCTGGCGGCCGCGCTGAAGTCGCAGCGGGAGCTGGCGCAGACGGCTCAACTGTACGGCGACCACAGCTTTTTGACGTTCGTGCTCACCGACGGGCAGGAGAACGCGAGTCATCGCTCCCCGGATGCCCCTACCAGGGATCAACGCGGCCTGGTCAAGGCCGTGGCCGAGATGATCGAGACTCAGCAGGACAACTGGACGCTGGCCGTCCTGGTGCCGGACCAGATGGGCAAGCGCGAGGCCATGCAGTGCGGTTTCCCGAGGGACAACATCGCCATCTGGGACGCCACGAGCACACGGGGTCTGGAGGAGGCCGGGCAGGTCATCCGGCAGGCCACCGAGAATTTCATGGTGGGCCGCACACAGGGCATCCGGGGCTCGCGGGCGGTGTTCTCCACGGGTGCGGACACGGTCAACAAGGACACCATCAAGGCGGCCGGCCTCACCCCGGTGAATCCGTCGGCGTACCAGCTGATCCCGGTGGCTCGCGACGCGGCGATACGGGACTGGGTCATCGAGTGCGGGCACACCTACCGTACCGGTGGTGCGTTCTACCAGCTGAGCAAGTCGGAGAAGATCCAGGCGCGGAAGCAGATCGCGGTGCTGGAGAAGAAGTCGGACCGGGTGTACACGGGGCCCGAGGCCCGAGCCATGCTCGGCCTGCCGGACGTGGAGATCCGCGTCAAGCCGGACCACAACGACGACTTCACGATCTTCGTGCAGAGCACCAGCGTGAACCGGAAGCTCGTACCGAACACACGGCTGCTGCTGATGCTCTGA
- a CDS encoding SDR family NAD(P)-dependent oxidoreductase: MTARFKDKVVVVTGAGSGIGRAGARAFAREGATVVAAGARLESIEETVRLVDEEDGGTAEAVVADVTRPEDMERLVRTTVERHGGLHIAHNNAGVFGKPTPVGDLDLAVWHSVLDVNLNGVLHSMQQEIAHMRANGGGVIVNTASNIGYHGRRPGMAAYAASKAAVSTLTRVAALDHIKDNVRINAVSPGATDTGMSLRPGETDTDRAARLATTVPIARVATTDEIVAAVLWLASDESSFVVGHDLVVDGGVTS, translated from the coding sequence ATGACCGCCCGTTTCAAGGACAAGGTCGTCGTCGTCACCGGCGCGGGATCCGGCATCGGCCGGGCCGGCGCCAGGGCTTTCGCCCGTGAGGGCGCCACCGTGGTCGCCGCCGGCGCCCGGCTCGAGTCCATCGAGGAGACCGTGCGACTCGTCGACGAGGAGGACGGCGGCACCGCCGAAGCGGTCGTCGCCGACGTCACCCGGCCCGAGGACATGGAGCGTCTGGTCCGCACCACGGTGGAGCGCCACGGCGGCCTGCATATCGCGCACAACAACGCCGGCGTCTTCGGCAAACCCACCCCGGTCGGCGATCTGGACCTGGCGGTGTGGCACTCCGTGCTGGACGTCAATCTGAACGGTGTCCTGCACAGCATGCAGCAGGAGATCGCCCATATGCGGGCCAACGGCGGCGGCGTCATCGTCAACACCGCGTCCAACATCGGCTATCACGGCCGCCGCCCCGGCATGGCCGCCTACGCCGCCTCCAAGGCCGCCGTGAGCACCCTCACCCGGGTCGCCGCCCTGGACCACATCAAGGACAACGTACGTATCAACGCGGTGAGCCCCGGCGCCACCGACACCGGCATGTCGCTGCGCCCCGGGGAGACCGACACCGACCGCGCGGCCCGACTGGCCACGACAGTGCCGATCGCCCGCGTCGCCACCACCGACGAGATCGTGGCCGCGGTGCTCTGGCTCGCCTCCGACGAGTCCAGCTTCGTCGTCGGCCACGACCTCGTCGTCGACGGCGGCGTCACCAGCTGA
- a CDS encoding acyltransferase family protein translates to MGRDRYVDFLRAWAIVLVVLGHWLITGLVRESDGRITAPELLATVPWTQWLTLGFQIMPLFFLAGGHAAGGSWSRARAAGGSAAGWVGRRSLRLLLPAGAYSGLVLLAVGICAAVGVDAGTLALVGWAMGMQFWFLPVYLLLSALTPPLYAAHRRWGLRAAVVMGMGAAAVGVLVVTVHAPFAGLVNYVLVWGVAYQLGFCWRDGLLTRRRRVPAAMAVGGGAAFAALVGLGPFPVSLILVTGQTPSNTDPPSLAMLAWVVAQTGVCLLVAPAVRRLLDRAWVWRLVRPVGGASLTLYLWHMLPVLVVAAAFYLTDLAPEPVFGSAGWWALRVPWLLVLGLVLAGLAAALRPLERKLATLYERTRPDAGLRRSWPLWLGLAVNVAALSRFAVQGFAYEGRFPVLPSLGLVLGMGLLLLPGRSRTVPERPVRREADLEEAA, encoded by the coding sequence ATGGGCAGAGACCGTTATGTCGACTTCTTGCGTGCGTGGGCGATCGTCCTGGTGGTGCTCGGCCACTGGCTGATCACCGGCCTGGTCCGGGAGAGCGACGGACGGATCACCGCGCCCGAGTTGTTGGCGACGGTCCCTTGGACGCAGTGGCTGACTCTGGGCTTTCAGATCATGCCGCTGTTCTTCCTGGCCGGCGGTCACGCCGCGGGGGGCTCCTGGTCGCGGGCGCGCGCGGCGGGTGGTTCCGCGGCCGGCTGGGTGGGACGGCGGTCGTTGCGGCTGCTGCTTCCGGCGGGCGCCTACAGCGGTCTTGTGCTGCTCGCCGTCGGGATCTGTGCGGCGGTCGGTGTGGATGCGGGCACGCTTGCGCTCGTGGGCTGGGCGATGGGCATGCAGTTCTGGTTCCTTCCGGTGTACCTGCTGCTCAGTGCCCTGACGCCGCCGCTGTATGCGGCACATCGGCGCTGGGGGCTGCGCGCCGCCGTGGTCATGGGCATGGGGGCCGCGGCCGTCGGGGTGCTGGTGGTGACGGTGCACGCGCCGTTTGCCGGTCTGGTCAACTACGTCCTGGTGTGGGGCGTGGCCTATCAGTTGGGCTTCTGCTGGCGGGACGGTCTGCTGACGCGTCGTCGGCGGGTGCCGGCCGCGATGGCGGTGGGCGGTGGGGCGGCGTTCGCGGCGCTGGTCGGTCTCGGGCCGTTCCCGGTCAGTCTGATCCTTGTGACGGGGCAGACGCCCAGCAACACCGACCCGCCGTCGCTGGCGATGCTGGCGTGGGTGGTGGCCCAGACCGGCGTGTGTCTGCTGGTCGCGCCAGCCGTGCGGAGGCTTCTGGACCGCGCGTGGGTGTGGCGTCTGGTGCGGCCGGTCGGCGGTGCGAGCCTGACGCTGTATCTGTGGCACATGCTGCCGGTGCTGGTCGTGGCCGCCGCGTTCTACCTGACCGACCTCGCGCCCGAGCCCGTCTTCGGGTCCGCCGGGTGGTGGGCGCTGCGGGTGCCGTGGCTGCTGGTGCTCGGGCTTGTGCTCGCCGGTCTCGCGGCGGCGCTGCGACCGCTGGAGCGGAAGCTGGCCACGCTGTACGAACGGACCCGCCCGGATGCCGGTCTGCGCCGCTCCTGGCCGCTGTGGCTCGGCCTCGCCGTGAACGTCGCCGCCCTGTCCCGCTTCGCCGTGCAGGGATTCGCGTACGAGGGTCGCTTCCCGGTGCTGCCCTCGCTGGGTCTCGTCCTGGGAATGGGGCTGTTGCTGCTGCCGGGCCGGAGCCGGACGGTGCCGGAGCGTCCCGTGCGGCGCGAGGCCGACCTGGAGGAGGCCGCCTGA
- a CDS encoding ABC transporter substrate-binding protein, producing the protein MRSARSGLAAAALLLVGALGACTGAPAADESAATSGSGRPAPVSVSSCGVTTTVAAPPNRLVTLNQGATEVALALGLESRMAGTAYLDDAIPAKWKAAYDSVPVLAKEYPSKEKLLAAHPDFLYASYSSAFTDKVAGTQAELRTEGIASYLSRLGCPGGKQAPPPSFQTVWDELADVAEVFGVAPRAAALQKEQKRQLSALEATAAGKGLKVFWYDSDTKTPYVGAGHGGPQLLLDAVGARNVFGALPGGWQHASWEKVIAADPDVIVLADADRDTAQSKIDYLEHDPVLSKLTAVRHHAFVVVPFSETTPGVLLADGAARLSAGLSKVHPRS; encoded by the coding sequence GTGCGTTCGGCGCGCTCCGGTCTCGCCGCCGCGGCGCTCCTGCTCGTCGGTGCGCTCGGCGCCTGCACGGGCGCACCCGCGGCCGACGAGTCCGCCGCCACGTCCGGGAGCGGCCGGCCCGCGCCGGTGAGCGTGAGCAGCTGCGGCGTCACCACGACCGTCGCGGCACCCCCCAACCGGCTGGTCACCCTGAACCAGGGCGCCACCGAAGTGGCCCTGGCACTCGGCCTGGAGTCCCGGATGGCCGGAACGGCCTACCTGGACGACGCTATCCCGGCGAAGTGGAAGGCGGCCTACGACAGCGTCCCGGTGCTGGCCAAGGAGTACCCGAGCAAGGAAAAGCTCCTGGCGGCGCACCCGGACTTCCTCTACGCCTCCTACTCCAGCGCGTTCACCGACAAGGTGGCGGGCACTCAGGCGGAGCTGAGAACCGAGGGCATCGCGTCGTATCTGTCGAGGCTCGGCTGCCCCGGCGGCAAGCAGGCGCCGCCGCCGTCCTTCCAGACGGTGTGGGACGAACTGGCCGACGTCGCCGAGGTCTTCGGTGTCGCGCCGCGTGCGGCCGCCCTCCAGAAGGAGCAGAAGCGGCAGCTCTCCGCGCTCGAGGCCACGGCGGCGGGCAAGGGCCTGAAGGTGTTCTGGTACGACTCGGACACCAAGACCCCCTACGTCGGTGCCGGCCACGGCGGCCCCCAGCTGCTGCTCGACGCCGTAGGCGCCCGCAACGTCTTCGGCGCGCTGCCCGGTGGCTGGCAGCACGCGAGCTGGGAGAAGGTGATCGCCGCGGACCCGGACGTCATCGTGCTCGCGGACGCCGACCGGGACACCGCACAGTCCAAGATCGACTATCTGGAGCACGATCCTGTGCTGAGCAAGCTCACGGCTGTCCGGCACCATGCCTTCGTGGTCGTGCCGTTCTCCGAGACGACACCCGGTGTACTGCTCGCCGACGGCGCCGCCCGGCTCTCGGCCGGTCTCAGCAAGGTGCACCCGCGTTCATGA